In the genome of Desulfovibrio desulfuricans, one region contains:
- a CDS encoding FliI/YscN family ATPase — translation MKLDPDACIKLLKTSTPVRLYGKVNKVVGLVAEGSGLRAPLGAVCHMLPDDGDEGIAAEVVGFRDGNLLFMPYGDMRGIRPGSRIRNTSLPPVFPVGPEMLGRAFDAFGSPLDAGAPVSAELYVSPLPVGESSKEDFMRQQEEQRPFAPQWADEARKLWHPELAPIYADPPSPLQRPRITDILDVGVRSVNSLLTLGKGQRVGIMAGSGVGKSTLMGMMARYTRADVNVIALIGERGREVVEFMERDLGPEGMARSVLVIATSDQSPLVRMRAAYAATAVAEYFRDKGMDVLLMMDSVTRFAMAAREVGLAVGEPPTTKGYTPSVFAQLPKLLERAGRSAKGTITGIYTVLVDGDDFNEPIADAVRSILDGHIVLTRDLADQGHFPAIDVLRSISRLRSDICDRQDVLAGRVVTRCMSTFRRVEDMVNIGAYARGTNAEIDAAIAKMPLINAFLRQDVGEPQYVEDCMAQMRALADMDDGQQGDPNGNPQGGMPVPQQPNGVAPL, via the coding sequence TTGGGGCCGTGTGCCACATGCTGCCCGACGACGGCGACGAGGGCATCGCAGCCGAGGTGGTGGGCTTTCGCGATGGCAACCTGCTGTTTATGCCCTACGGCGACATGCGGGGCATACGGCCCGGCAGCCGCATACGCAATACCAGTCTGCCGCCGGTTTTTCCCGTAGGGCCGGAGATGCTGGGCCGGGCGTTTGACGCCTTTGGCTCGCCGCTGGACGCAGGCGCTCCTGTGAGCGCCGAGCTGTACGTTTCGCCCCTGCCCGTGGGCGAAAGCTCCAAAGAAGACTTTATGCGTCAGCAGGAGGAGCAGCGCCCCTTTGCGCCGCAGTGGGCCGACGAGGCCCGCAAACTCTGGCATCCCGAGCTTGCGCCCATCTATGCCGATCCGCCGAGCCCCCTGCAGCGCCCCCGCATCACCGATATTCTTGATGTGGGCGTGCGCTCGGTCAACAGCCTGCTTACCCTGGGCAAGGGGCAGCGCGTGGGCATCATGGCCGGTTCGGGCGTGGGCAAGTCCACGCTCATGGGCATGATGGCCCGCTACACGCGCGCCGACGTCAACGTCATCGCCCTCATCGGCGAACGCGGGCGCGAAGTGGTGGAATTTATGGAGCGCGACCTTGGCCCCGAGGGCATGGCCCGCTCTGTGCTTGTCATCGCCACTTCAGACCAGTCGCCCCTTGTGCGCATGCGCGCGGCCTACGCGGCCACGGCGGTTGCGGAATACTTCCGCGACAAGGGCATGGACGTGCTGCTGATGATGGACTCCGTAACCCGTTTTGCCATGGCCGCCCGCGAGGTGGGTCTGGCAGTGGGCGAGCCGCCCACCACCAAGGGCTACACGCCTTCGGTTTTTGCCCAGCTGCCCAAACTGCTGGAACGCGCCGGGCGCTCCGCCAAGGGAACCATCACGGGCATTTATACGGTGCTTGTTGACGGCGACGACTTTAACGAGCCCATCGCCGACGCCGTGCGCTCCATCCTTGACGGGCACATTGTACTTACCCGCGATCTGGCCGATCAAGGGCATTTCCCCGCCATTGACGTGCTGCGTTCCATCAGCCGTTTGCGCTCCGACATCTGCGACCGGCAGGACGTGCTGGCCGGGCGCGTCGTCACCCGCTGCATGAGCACTTTCAGGCGGGTGGAAGACATGGTCAACATCGGCGCCTATGCCAGGGGCACCAATGCCGAGATTGACGCGGCCATCGCCAAAATGCCGCTTATCAACGCCTTTTTGCGACAGGATGTGGGCGAGCCGCAGTATGTGGAAGACTGCATGGCCCAGATGCGCGCGCTGGCCGACATGGACGACGGCCAGCAGGGCGACCCCAACGGCAACCCGCAGGGCGGCATGCCCGTGCCGCAGCAACCCAACGGCGTCGCGCCTCTGTAG
- a CDS encoding PEP/pyruvate-binding domain-containing protein: MSLSRLLGFLTRAARRGDESVSTSSVSSAEEAQRFFALRHHSFRMFLTAWNAFQETMTDLEYTLCCDHPFGLYRVRALCTSMATQVFQCIKQLERLDPAPCAALYARFGELQKLVAEEVYEPEACLLGPLVVPLCQDDAGCLASLHSEGRVLVDPATARLERLRPMFPGAVPQGFVVTAAGCQHYFQSGDLQSEINRCIQAAGGLAPNHLARLSKKLGALVEATPLPEDLAREIIEQVQRLRDLCGSRPMQLLLRGRVWPPAAGEGEGCGVVLWGPPVPLDAPDEDILRAVRATLASKQRAQALVYRRARGLTEGGTGVCLTCMAVDAGCCGGIAQSSAPLSPHSANVHVYGCSGLPQEVEYSTMPVDAISVSRAAPHAVTDRHPFKPKRPVLDDATAVRAAELALAVEEAAGRPEVLTWVCNPEGRVFMLMARPMSLPQQEEQPLPQPGKALDDALLLEGGFTVNPGRVSGPAWVARRWEDARRFPTGGILVVPGDNYIWGSLIDRAAGIVTERGFQGSRLASLAREFGKPAVFGLKWATEVVESGQRITLCADLRTVYENRQDSLLPKVPPGKDYMPGSPVYQILQTASRRILPLTLEVDSVDFKAANCATYHDIVRYCHEKAVSAMFSLGSEKKYAPQRIKQLRDKVVKQFWVVNLSDGFVRTPQGPVIDVEDVASLPMQALWHGMNAHPWQGPPPVDGKGFLSVLFEATANPNLDPAAQTAYFTEKNYFLVSSDYCSLHSRFGFHFVSVEARLSDRTSENYLNFQLRGGAANIERRILRVRFVADILWEFGFSPVVRNDAVSATLKNMDKEEGERLLAVAGYMTIHTRQLDMIMQDPAMVAARRNEMLGHCRALFQGEPIAASTDSPSQEAR; this comes from the coding sequence ATGTCCCTGAGCCGCCTGTTGGGCTTTTTAACGCGAGCCGCCCGGCGCGGAGATGAATCCGTGTCCACTTCTTCCGTCAGCTCGGCGGAAGAAGCTCAGCGTTTTTTTGCCTTGCGGCACCACTCGTTTCGTATGTTTCTTACGGCATGGAACGCCTTTCAGGAAACCATGACCGACCTCGAATACACGCTCTGTTGCGACCACCCCTTCGGTCTTTACCGCGTGCGCGCCCTGTGCACATCCATGGCCACCCAGGTTTTTCAGTGCATCAAGCAGCTTGAGCGGCTCGACCCAGCGCCGTGCGCCGCCCTGTATGCGCGCTTTGGCGAGCTGCAGAAGCTTGTGGCCGAAGAAGTGTACGAGCCGGAGGCCTGCCTGCTGGGGCCGCTGGTGGTTCCTCTGTGTCAGGACGACGCCGGATGTCTGGCCAGCCTGCACAGCGAGGGCCGGGTGCTGGTAGACCCGGCAACCGCGCGGCTCGAAAGGCTGCGCCCGATGTTTCCCGGTGCTGTGCCGCAGGGCTTTGTGGTTACGGCGGCGGGCTGTCAGCATTATTTTCAGAGCGGCGACCTGCAAAGCGAGATAAACCGCTGCATTCAGGCCGCTGGCGGTCTTGCCCCCAACCACCTGGCGCGGCTTTCCAAAAAGCTGGGCGCACTGGTGGAGGCAACCCCGCTGCCGGAGGATCTCGCCCGCGAAATTATCGAGCAGGTGCAGCGGTTGCGCGACCTGTGCGGCAGCCGGCCCATGCAGCTTTTGCTGCGCGGGCGCGTGTGGCCGCCTGCGGCTGGCGAGGGCGAAGGCTGCGGCGTTGTGTTGTGGGGGCCGCCGGTACCTCTTGATGCGCCGGATGAGGATATTTTGCGTGCCGTGCGCGCAACCCTGGCCAGCAAGCAGCGCGCGCAGGCCCTGGTGTACCGGCGTGCGCGGGGGCTTACGGAAGGCGGCACGGGCGTCTGCCTGACCTGCATGGCCGTGGATGCTGGCTGCTGCGGCGGTATTGCCCAGTCGTCCGCGCCGTTGAGCCCGCACAGCGCCAACGTGCATGTCTACGGGTGCTCGGGCCTGCCGCAGGAGGTGGAATATTCCACCATGCCGGTGGACGCCATAAGCGTTTCGCGCGCGGCCCCGCATGCGGTGACAGACCGCCACCCCTTCAAGCCCAAGCGCCCGGTGCTGGATGATGCAACCGCCGTGCGGGCTGCTGAGCTGGCCCTTGCGGTGGAGGAAGCCGCAGGCAGGCCAGAGGTGCTCACCTGGGTATGCAACCCGGAGGGCCGCGTTTTTATGCTCATGGCCCGGCCCATGTCGCTGCCGCAGCAAGAAGAACAGCCGCTGCCCCAGCCCGGCAAGGCTCTGGACGACGCCCTGCTGCTCGAGGGAGGCTTTACGGTAAACCCAGGTCGGGTCTCCGGCCCTGCCTGGGTGGCCCGCCGTTGGGAGGATGCGCGGCGTTTCCCCACTGGGGGCATCCTGGTGGTGCCGGGCGATAATTATATCTGGGGGTCGCTGATCGACCGTGCTGCCGGCATTGTGACGGAGCGCGGCTTTCAGGGGTCGCGTCTGGCCTCGCTGGCGCGCGAATTTGGCAAACCGGCGGTTTTTGGCCTCAAGTGGGCCACTGAGGTCGTGGAAAGCGGCCAGCGCATTACGCTGTGCGCCGACCTGCGCACCGTGTACGAAAACCGTCAGGATTCGCTGCTGCCCAAGGTGCCGCCAGGCAAGGACTATATGCCCGGCAGCCCGGTGTACCAGATTTTGCAGACCGCCTCGCGCCGCATTCTGCCCCTCACGCTGGAGGTGGACAGCGTCGATTTTAAGGCCGCCAACTGCGCCACCTACCACGACATTGTGCGCTATTGCCACGAAAAGGCCGTGAGCGCCATGTTCAGCCTCGGTTCGGAAAAAAAATACGCTCCGCAGCGCATCAAGCAGCTGCGCGACAAAGTGGTCAAGCAGTTCTGGGTGGTCAACCTCAGCGACGGTTTTGTGCGTACCCCCCAGGGACCGGTTATCGACGTGGAGGATGTGGCCTCGCTGCCCATGCAGGCCTTGTGGCACGGTATGAACGCCCACCCCTGGCAGGGGCCGCCGCCCGTGGACGGCAAGGGTTTTCTTTCGGTGCTGTTTGAGGCCACGGCCAACCCTAATCTGGACCCCGCCGCACAGACCGCATATTTTACTGAAAAAAATTATTTTCTTGTTTCAAGCGATTATTGCAGTTTGCATTCCCGTTTTGGTTTTCATTTTGTTTCGGTGGAGGCTCGCCTTTCAGACCGCACCAGCGAGAATTATCTGAATTTTCAACTGCGCGGCGGCGCTGCCAATATTGAACGCCGTATCTTACGAGTGCGCTTTGTTGCCGATATCCTTTGGGAATTTGGTTTTTCACCAGTGGTGCGCAACGATGCCGTGAGCGCCACGCTCAAGAATATGGATAAAGAAGAAGGCGAGCGCCTGCTGGCCGTGGCGGGTTACATGACCATCCATACCCGGCAGCTTGACATGATAATGCAGGATCCGGCCATGGTGGCCGCCCGCCGCAACGAGATGCTCGGCCACTGCCGGGCGCTGTTTCAGGGCGAGCCCATTGCTGCTTCCACCGACTCTCCATCGCAGGAGGCCCGTTGA
- a CDS encoding sensor histidine kinase, which yields MSSTVPAPHRGYRAIYRRVLVTLLLMALTPLVALGLFCLDRLSAIYDEKITAGIEAVISSKHRALDTFMVERIAQVKNLAFTHPYADLSNPVRLSEIFSVLQSNSRSFVDLGIIGMDGRHVSYVGPFDLRDANYSDAPWFTEVLRKGVYVSDVFMGYRHVPHFIIAVLRHEGGRSYIMRATIDMDAIDALLRRIYSGPHSDAFIVSNQGVLQTGSLYCGEIMSTFDLPQENLTRNNVVTMHKTIPSGEEMVVAMMRLDSMPWVLVVMDDVRDSLRPLRQLKALILFFTLLGGALTCMGAELCTRRLVASLEVSDQKQAHIDARMLQSSKMAALGKMAAGVAHEVNNPLMLIQENAGWIRDLLDDEDPEKIKNYKEIVESTEKIEQHVKRAKGITQRMLGFGRRMNPGRTEILISSLADQAIEMLKSEANSRNIAIVRQFDAQVPVILSDPAQLEQIFINVIDNAIDAMGKDGTLTVSTQPWKAGVRVSITDTGPGMDQETMRQIFDPFFTTKKVGEGTGLGLAICYTILEKLGGRIDVQSELGHGTTFNIFLPAEPPQLAPEDSAEA from the coding sequence ATGTCGTCCACCGTGCCTGCTCCCCACAGAGGCTACAGGGCCATTTACCGCCGGGTGCTGGTTACCCTGCTGCTCATGGCGCTTACGCCTCTCGTCGCTCTTGGACTGTTTTGTCTCGACAGGCTCAGCGCCATCTATGACGAAAAAATCACAGCGGGCATCGAGGCTGTTATCAGCAGCAAGCACCGCGCCCTTGATACCTTTATGGTGGAGCGCATCGCGCAGGTCAAAAATCTGGCTTTTACCCACCCCTACGCCGACCTTAGCAATCCTGTGCGGCTGAGCGAAATTTTCAGCGTGCTGCAGAGCAACAGCCGCTCGTTTGTAGATCTGGGCATCATTGGCATGGATGGCCGTCATGTTTCGTATGTGGGCCCTTTTGACCTGCGCGACGCCAACTATTCCGACGCGCCATGGTTTACGGAGGTGCTGCGCAAGGGCGTGTACGTCAGCGACGTGTTCATGGGCTATCGCCATGTGCCGCATTTTATCATTGCCGTGCTGCGGCACGAGGGCGGCCGCAGCTATATAATGCGAGCCACTATTGATATGGACGCCATCGACGCCCTGTTGCGGCGCATCTACTCCGGCCCGCACAGCGACGCCTTCATTGTCAGCAATCAGGGCGTGCTGCAAACAGGCTCGCTTTACTGCGGCGAAATCATGAGCACGTTTGACCTGCCGCAGGAAAACCTGACCCGCAACAACGTGGTGACCATGCACAAGACCATCCCCAGCGGGGAAGAAATGGTCGTGGCCATGATGCGGCTTGATTCGATGCCCTGGGTGCTGGTGGTCATGGACGACGTGCGTGACAGCCTCAGGCCTTTGCGGCAGCTCAAGGCGCTGATACTCTTTTTTACCCTGCTTGGCGGCGCGCTGACCTGCATGGGGGCCGAGCTGTGCACCCGGCGGCTGGTGGCCTCGCTTGAAGTCTCGGACCAGAAGCAGGCGCACATTGACGCCCGCATGCTGCAATCGAGCAAGATGGCCGCCCTGGGCAAGATGGCTGCGGGTGTTGCGCATGAGGTCAACAATCCGCTGATGCTTATTCAGGAAAACGCGGGCTGGATCCGCGACCTGCTGGACGACGAAGACCCCGAAAAAATCAAGAATTACAAAGAAATTGTTGAAAGTACCGAAAAAATCGAGCAGCACGTCAAACGCGCCAAGGGCATTACCCAGCGGATGCTGGGTTTTGGGCGGCGCATGAACCCGGGCCGTACAGAAATTCTTATCAGCTCGCTGGCCGATCAGGCCATTGAAATGCTCAAGTCCGAGGCAAACAGCCGCAATATTGCCATTGTACGGCAGTTTGACGCGCAGGTTCCGGTCATTTTGTCCGACCCGGCCCAGCTTGAGCAGATATTTATCAACGTGATCGACAATGCCATTGACGCCATGGGCAAGGATGGAACCCTGACCGTCAGCACCCAGCCATGGAAAGCCGGCGTGCGCGTTTCCATCACCGATACGGGGCCGGGTATGGATCAGGAAACCATGCGGCAGATTTTTGACCCCTTCTTTACCACCAAAAAGGTCGGCGAGGGTACGGGTCTTGGCCTTGCAATCTGCTACACCATACTTGAAAAGCTTGGCGGCCGCATAGACGTGCAGAGCGAGCTTGGGCACGGCACCACGTTCAACATCTTTTTGCCGGCGGAACCGCCGCAGCTTGCGCCTGAAGACAGCGCGGAAGCGTAA
- a CDS encoding response regulator: MRALFVDDEVEFLELMQKRLTRRGMDVVTAPDGQSALDALDQALASGQTFEIVVMDVRMPGMDGLETLRHMKEKAPKIPVILLTGHACMGVAVQGLDLGAYDYMLKPVAISELIIKMEEAARSAM; this comes from the coding sequence ATGCGCGCACTGTTTGTGGACGACGAAGTGGAATTTTTGGAACTGATGCAAAAACGCCTCACCCGGCGCGGCATGGATGTCGTCACTGCTCCCGACGGGCAGTCGGCCCTGGACGCGCTCGACCAGGCCCTTGCCTCGGGCCAGACCTTTGAAATTGTGGTCATGGATGTTCGCATGCCGGGCATGGACGGTCTGGAAACCCTGCGGCATATGAAGGAAAAAGCCCCAAAGATCCCTGTTATCCTGCTTACGGGGCATGCCTGCATGGGCGTGGCCGTGCAGGGGCTCGACCTCGGCGCGTACGACTACATGCTCAAGCCCGTGGCCATCAGCGAGCTTATCATCAAGATGGAGGAAGCGGCTCGGTCCGCTATGTAA
- a CDS encoding PEP/pyruvate-binding domain-containing protein: MALLDCLRKLLGRDGPDEPDAEQLAREEAFKARLRERCARFRRLLSSNKTALEAMSDVEEHLSGSRPFGMDYVHAASTRVVTAVFQMVRDLNALSDDEYQSLQQSFDRIRGQMQSLLEEQPLQDGPSIMPLGDIRLRHIALVGGKMANLGEVAAHAGLDVPEGFAVTVSAYYRFMEYNGLRSELNRRIQATDMHSLEEVFSLSAALQQAVLSAPLPPDLEREISESVAEMQRRAGPGLLLALRSSAVGEDSLGVSFAGQYRSELNVPPEEACEVWKEIVASKYAVTAMSYRYQHGIPDDTAPMCVGVLAMVPAAAGGVAYSRDPVAAARGQEQVLLNAVPGLPQGVVDGAVTPDVFIFTHANPPRPISKSLAGLAGVPASLTDFQAAELAQVALALEEYYAEPQDVEWALDSRTGRIVVLQSRPLREADAATENRAVDADAQGAAGAPAGELDDAGARPGECKCLSELPDGLKVLAAGGVAVSPGVGMGPVFVARKEADMLSFPNGGILVVERALPRWAPLLSRASGMVSETGGMAGHLASVAREYRLPALFSLPNACALLENAGDATLDAGHCAVLAGRNPQLAARVAEPPNLMEGSPVHQRLEALARLMVPLNLLDPESPQFAPEHCQTLHDITRFCHEKSVQLMFEDGSGVNQRMGKQLKAGVKLQYWIVDMGGGFARHVGGAVVDIADIASTPMLALWDGMIAVPWAGPPAASASGFMSVMIESTMNPDLESTAPNAMANKNFFIISDNYMILQARYGYHFCTVESLAGANNHENFVSFQFKGGAADRQRRRLRARMVADLLEQQGFRADVKDDSLFAVAENFAADDILQKTRMIGYLLIHTRQVDMIMLEQERAAALKEKLGGDMASLLDRPLAPGR, translated from the coding sequence ATGGCGCTGCTCGACTGCCTGCGGAAACTGCTGGGGCGTGATGGCCCGGACGAGCCGGATGCGGAACAGCTTGCGCGCGAGGAGGCCTTTAAGGCCCGCCTGCGCGAGCGGTGCGCGCGCTTTCGCCGTTTGCTGTCGTCCAACAAGACCGCGCTTGAGGCCATGAGCGATGTGGAAGAGCATCTCTCCGGCTCGCGTCCGTTTGGCATGGATTACGTGCATGCCGCAAGCACCCGCGTTGTGACGGCTGTTTTTCAGATGGTGCGCGACCTCAACGCACTGTCCGACGACGAGTACCAGTCTTTGCAGCAGTCGTTTGACCGCATCCGCGGGCAGATGCAGAGCCTGCTTGAAGAACAGCCGCTGCAGGACGGCCCCAGCATCATGCCGCTTGGCGATATCCGCCTGCGCCACATTGCCTTGGTGGGCGGCAAAATGGCCAACCTGGGCGAGGTGGCGGCCCACGCCGGGCTGGATGTGCCCGAGGGCTTTGCCGTAACTGTGAGCGCCTATTACCGCTTTATGGAATACAACGGGCTGCGCAGCGAGCTGAACCGCCGTATTCAGGCCACAGACATGCACAGCCTTGAGGAAGTCTTCAGCCTTTCCGCTGCGCTGCAGCAGGCCGTACTCAGTGCGCCGCTGCCGCCCGATCTGGAGCGGGAAATTAGCGAATCCGTCGCGGAAATGCAGCGCCGGGCCGGGCCGGGCCTGCTGCTGGCCCTGCGCAGCAGCGCAGTGGGCGAAGATTCGCTTGGGGTGTCGTTTGCCGGGCAGTACCGCTCCGAGCTTAACGTGCCGCCAGAAGAAGCCTGTGAAGTCTGGAAAGAAATTGTCGCCAGCAAGTATGCCGTCACGGCCATGAGCTACCGCTACCAGCATGGTATCCCTGACGATACGGCCCCCATGTGCGTGGGCGTGCTTGCCATGGTTCCCGCCGCCGCAGGCGGCGTGGCCTACAGCCGCGACCCTGTGGCCGCGGCGCGCGGGCAGGAGCAGGTGCTGCTCAACGCTGTGCCGGGCTTGCCCCAGGGAGTGGTGGACGGCGCCGTTACCCCTGATGTCTTTATTTTTACCCACGCCAACCCGCCCAGACCCATCAGCAAGTCGCTGGCCGGCCTTGCGGGCGTGCCTGCCAGCCTTACGGATTTTCAGGCTGCGGAGCTTGCCCAGGTGGCGCTGGCGCTTGAAGAATATTACGCCGAACCGCAGGATGTGGAGTGGGCGCTCGACTCGCGCACCGGGCGTATTGTGGTGCTGCAGAGCCGCCCCCTGCGCGAGGCCGATGCCGCCACCGAAAACCGCGCCGTTGATGCGGATGCCCAGGGCGCAGCCGGGGCACCTGCCGGGGAGCTTGACGACGCTGGCGCTCGGCCCGGCGAGTGCAAATGCCTGTCGGAGCTGCCCGATGGGCTGAAAGTGCTTGCTGCGGGAGGCGTGGCCGTGAGCCCCGGCGTGGGCATGGGGCCGGTATTTGTGGCCCGCAAGGAAGCGGACATGCTCTCCTTTCCCAATGGCGGAATCCTGGTGGTAGAGCGGGCATTGCCCCGCTGGGCACCGCTGCTTTCGCGCGCGTCGGGCATGGTAAGCGAAACGGGCGGCATGGCCGGGCATCTGGCCTCTGTGGCCCGCGAGTACCGCCTGCCTGCGCTGTTCAGCCTGCCCAATGCCTGCGCCCTGCTTGAAAACGCAGGCGACGCCACCCTTGACGCCGGGCATTGCGCAGTGCTTGCAGGGCGTAATCCCCAGCTTGCCGCCCGTGTGGCCGAGCCGCCCAATCTTATGGAAGGCAGCCCCGTGCACCAGCGCCTTGAGGCCTTGGCCCGGCTGATGGTGCCGCTCAATCTTCTGGATCCGGAGTCGCCTCAGTTCGCGCCCGAGCATTGCCAGACCCTGCACGACATAACCCGTTTTTGCCACGAAAAATCCGTACAGCTCATGTTTGAAGACGGCTCGGGCGTCAACCAGCGCATGGGCAAACAGCTCAAGGCCGGGGTCAAGCTGCAGTATTGGATTGTGGACATGGGCGGGGGTTTTGCACGGCATGTGGGCGGCGCAGTGGTGGACATTGCCGATATCGCCAGTACGCCCATGCTGGCCCTGTGGGACGGCATGATTGCCGTGCCCTGGGCAGGGCCGCCAGCCGCCAGCGCGTCGGGTTTTATGAGCGTGATGATTGAAAGCACCATGAATCCCGACCTGGAAAGCACGGCGCCCAATGCCATGGCGAATAAAAACTTCTTTATAATTTCTGATAATTACATGATTTTGCAGGCCCGTTACGGTTACCACTTTTGTACGGTGGAAAGTCTGGCTGGCGCAAATAATCACGAAAACTTCGTGAGCTTCCAGTTCAAGGGCGGGGCAGCCGACAGGCAGCGTCGCCGCCTGCGCGCCCGCATGGTGGCAGATCTTCTTGAACAGCAAGGTTTTCGCGCCGACGTCAAGGACGACTCGCTGTTTGCGGTGGCGGAAAACTTCGCCGCTGACGACATCCTGCAAAAAACGCGCATGATAGGCTATCTGCTTATCCACACCCGGCAGGTGGACATGATCATGCTGGAGCAGGAGCGTGCCGCAGCCCTGAAGGAAAAACTGGGCGGCGATATGGCTTCGCTGCTCGACCGGCCCCTTGCACCGGGCAGGTAG
- a CDS encoding 2-hydroxyacid dehydrogenase: MRKPRIFIPRAVVPEALELLRTRCHVDMGPVGGLTDDKLIEAVRGCDGILSPVVALRAEVIEAMAPTCKIISCFGVGFDHVDIAAATRNGIWVTHNPGFVTDDTADMAFALILGVARRLHECDGYVRSGVKPWPMTSNIGLRVSGKILGLVGSGRIAQAVAARAAGFGMTLLYTSRHRNEDFETRTGARYASERELLQQADFVSLHMPLTPETDKYIGKAELELMQPHAILINTARGRVVDEQALADALQRGAIAGAGLDVFENEPRVLPALCALPNVLMTPHKGAATMDGFLNMGRSSAEKIFAALDGKLPANCLNPEARPA, translated from the coding sequence ATGCGCAAGCCAAGAATTTTTATACCCCGGGCGGTCGTCCCTGAAGCCCTTGAACTGCTGCGCACCCGCTGCCATGTGGATATGGGCCCAGTGGGAGGCCTGACCGACGATAAACTGATAGAGGCCGTGCGCGGCTGCGACGGCATCCTTTCTCCTGTGGTTGCCTTGCGGGCGGAAGTTATTGAAGCTATGGCCCCCACCTGCAAGATTATTTCATGCTTTGGCGTGGGTTTTGACCATGTGGATATTGCCGCCGCCACCCGTAACGGCATATGGGTGACCCATAACCCCGGCTTTGTGACCGACGATACTGCGGACATGGCCTTTGCGCTCATACTCGGCGTGGCCCGACGGCTGCACGAATGCGACGGTTACGTGCGCAGCGGTGTAAAGCCCTGGCCCATGACCAGCAACATAGGCTTGCGCGTGTCGGGTAAAATTCTGGGCCTTGTGGGCAGCGGACGCATTGCCCAGGCCGTGGCCGCCCGTGCGGCTGGCTTTGGCATGACCCTGCTGTACACGTCGCGTCACCGCAACGAAGACTTTGAGACCCGCACCGGTGCGCGCTACGCCAGCGAGCGGGAGCTGCTGCAGCAGGCTGATTTTGTCAGCCTGCACATGCCCCTGACCCCTGAAACTGACAAGTATATAGGCAAGGCTGAGCTTGAGCTCATGCAGCCCCACGCCATACTCATCAACACGGCGCGGGGCAGGGTAGTTGACGAGCAGGCCCTTGCCGACGCCCTGCAACGCGGCGCCATAGCCGGAGCCGGGCTGGATGTGTTTGAAAACGAGCCGCGGGTTCTCCCCGCCCTCTGCGCGCTGCCCAATGTGCTGATGACGCCGCACAAGGGCGCTGCAACCATGGACGGATTCCTCAACATGGGCCGCAGCAGCGCGGAAAAGATCTTTGCCGCGCTTGATGGCAAGTTGCCTGCCAACTGCCTCAACCCCGAGGCTCGGCCCGCATAG